In one Balaenoptera musculus isolate JJ_BM4_2016_0621 chromosome 2, mBalMus1.pri.v3, whole genome shotgun sequence genomic region, the following are encoded:
- the CHAC1 gene encoding glutathione-specific gamma-glutamylcyclotransferase 1: MKQESVAENTPPASPPPLQPPQDDCDPQALWIFGYGSLVWRPDFTYSDSRVGFVRGYSRRFWQGDTFHRGSDKMPGRVVTLLEDREGCTWGVAYQVQGEQVNEALKYLNVREAVLGSYDTKEVTFYPQDTPDQPLKALAYVATPQNPGYLGPAPEEAIATQILACRGFSGHNLEYLLRLADFMQLCGPQAQDEHLAAIVDAVGTMLPCFCPTEQALALV; this comes from the exons ATGAAGCAGGAGTCTGTAGCTGAGAACACCCCGCCCGCCTCACCGCCTCCCTTGCAGCCCCCCCAGGACGACTGCGACCCCCAAGCGTTGTGGATTTTCGGGTACGGCTCCCTGGTGTGGAGGCCCGACTTCACCTACAGCGACAGCCGTGTGGGCTTCGTGCGCGGCTACAGCCGCCGCTTCTGGCAGGGAGACACCTTCCATCGGGGCAGCGACAAGATG CCTGGTCGTGTGGTGACCCTCCTTGAAGATCGTGAG GGCTGCACTTGGGGTGTGGCGTACCAGGTGCAAGGTGAGCAGGTGAATGAGGCCCTGAAGTACCTGAATGTGCGGGAGGCAGTGCTTGGCAGCTATGATACCAAGGAGGTCACCTTCTACCCTCAAGATACCCCTGACCAACCACTCAAGGCATTGGCCTACGTGGCCACCCCGCAGAACCCTGGTTACCTGGGCCCTGCGCCTGAGGAGGCCATCGCTACGCAGATCCTGGCCTGCCGAGGCTTCTCTGGCCACAACCTTGAGTACTTGCTGCGCCTGGCAGACTTCATGCAGCTTTGTGGGCCCCAGGCACAGGACGAGCACCTAGCAGCCATCGTGGATGCTGTAGGCACCATGCTGCCCTGCTTCTGCCCCACTGAGCAGGCTTTGGCACTGGTCTGA